The proteins below are encoded in one region of Candidatus Polarisedimenticolaceae bacterium:
- a CDS encoding porin: protein MSNLSIKITTALAVAALAAIPALAAGEETPPTAVDASKGGFTVKSGENSLTFGAYGQIRFLGEDRELGDNDPAGSTGAGVEDGWSPSFDVARVRLSIRGTMYKPWLRYNFSYEIGRTSGESANKLKDAYLEVAKNPAASVRFGQFKAPFSLQELVGDQYQQFVDRGITNVFAVSRDAGAMLFGTTGSKKFGYQAGFFNGSGESNRQDDQDLMYAARVYFEPFGEYALREGTNDAPESHVFHAGLAYRGGEATRGGDTFTSAGSTVRIFEDADDQTALGLELAWKWKTLFATGEYYDQTTERRNPAPALEDVDSDGWHVQAGWMAIPEKLELGLRYATVDADNDADDDTVTEMRAGLNWFWKSHNLKLQTDLGQVEFEADAPGRGDRLAAAAGESVKDTQLRVQFQLNF, encoded by the coding sequence ATGTCGAACCTCTCGATCAAGATCACGACGGCCCTCGCGGTCGCGGCGCTCGCGGCCATCCCCGCCCTCGCGGCGGGCGAAGAGACGCCGCCGACGGCGGTCGACGCCTCCAAGGGCGGCTTCACCGTCAAGTCGGGGGAAAACAGCCTCACGTTCGGCGCTTACGGCCAGATCCGGTTCCTCGGCGAGGACCGGGAACTCGGCGACAACGACCCCGCCGGCAGCACCGGGGCGGGCGTCGAGGACGGCTGGTCCCCGTCGTTCGACGTCGCCCGGGTCCGCCTGAGCATCCGCGGCACGATGTACAAGCCGTGGCTCAGGTACAACTTCTCCTACGAGATCGGGCGCACCTCGGGGGAGAGCGCCAACAAGCTCAAGGACGCCTACCTCGAGGTGGCCAAGAATCCCGCGGCCTCGGTTCGGTTCGGTCAGTTCAAGGCGCCGTTCAGCCTCCAGGAGCTCGTCGGCGACCAGTACCAGCAGTTCGTCGATCGCGGCATCACGAACGTCTTCGCGGTCAGCCGCGACGCGGGCGCGATGCTGTTCGGCACGACCGGGTCCAAGAAGTTCGGCTACCAGGCCGGGTTCTTCAACGGCTCGGGCGAGTCGAACCGGCAGGACGACCAGGACCTGATGTACGCGGCCCGCGTGTACTTCGAGCCGTTCGGGGAGTACGCGCTCCGCGAGGGGACGAACGACGCACCCGAAAGCCACGTGTTCCATGCCGGGCTCGCCTACCGTGGCGGCGAGGCGACGCGGGGCGGAGACACGTTCACCTCGGCGGGCAGCACCGTGCGCATCTTCGAGGACGCCGACGACCAGACGGCGCTCGGCCTCGAGCTCGCCTGGAAGTGGAAGACCCTCTTCGCCACCGGGGAGTACTACGACCAGACCACCGAGCGCCGGAATCCCGCCCCGGCGCTCGAGGACGTCGATTCCGACGGTTGGCACGTGCAGGCCGGCTGGATGGCGATCCCGGAGAAGCTCGAGCTCGGCCTGCGGTACGCCACGGTCGACGCCGACAACGACGCGGACGACGATACGGTGACCGAGATGCGCGCCGGGCTCAACTGGTTCTGGAAGTCCCACAATCTCAAGCTCCAGACGGACCTCGGGCAGGTGGAGTTCGA
- the pstB gene encoding phosphate ABC transporter ATP-binding protein PstB — translation MPPIDTTAAPIHDPALDPVIERPLLEVSDLSLWYGASQALHDVRLRIPEHKITAFIGPSGCGKSTLLRCFNRLNDLVDGVRISGDITLDGQSLYDPKRDVNELRRRVGMVFQKSNPFPKSIYENVAYGPRIHGVRRRAELDEIVERSLRGAALWEEVKDRLSDSALGLSGGQQQRLCIARAIAIEPEIVLLDEPCSALDPLATAKIEELMQELKGRYTLVIVTHNMQQASRVSDYTAFLYMGRLIEYGLTDKLFINPAKKQTEDYITGRFG, via the coding sequence ATGCCCCCCATCGACACGACGGCCGCGCCGATCCACGACCCGGCCCTCGACCCCGTCATCGAGCGGCCGCTGCTCGAGGTCTCGGACCTGTCCCTCTGGTACGGAGCCTCGCAGGCGCTCCACGACGTGCGGCTGCGGATCCCCGAGCACAAGATCACCGCGTTCATCGGCCCGTCGGGGTGCGGGAAGTCGACGCTGCTGCGCTGCTTCAACCGCCTCAACGACCTCGTGGACGGCGTCCGGATCTCCGGCGACATCACCCTGGACGGCCAGAGCCTGTACGACCCCAAGCGGGACGTGAACGAGTTGCGCCGCCGCGTCGGAATGGTCTTCCAGAAGTCCAACCCCTTCCCGAAGTCGATCTACGAGAACGTCGCGTACGGCCCGCGGATCCACGGCGTCCGCCGCCGCGCGGAGCTCGACGAGATCGTCGAGCGGAGCCTGCGCGGCGCCGCGTTGTGGGAGGAGGTCAAGGACCGCCTCTCCGACAGCGCGCTCGGCCTTTCGGGAGGGCAGCAGCAGCGCCTGTGCATCGCCCGCGCGATCGCGATCGAGCCGGAGATCGTCCTGCTCGACGAGCCCTGTTCCGCCCTCGATCCGCTCGCCACGGCCAAGATCGAGGAGCTGATGCAGGAGCTCAAGGGGCGCTACACCCTCGTCATCGTGACGCACAACATGCAGCAGGCCTCGCGCGTGTCGGACTACACGGCGTTCCTGTACATGGGACGGCTGATCGAATACGGGCTCACGGACAAGCTGTTCATCAACCCGGCGAAAAAGCAGACCGAGGACTACATCACCGGCCGGTTCGGCTAG
- the pstA gene encoding phosphate ABC transporter permease PstA → MGDARRRRSDLLGESLTALCGGALALNLLLIAGLLALLAAVGLAYFWPKRVERVFLADGTVLLGEVHDREPLPVTPEDPDASGRSRIQLKIGNRDLVGLDFRWVDERQIVRREAPPGVLMLERLEWGNFYGFPVELRRGEGVVAAGSEAVLAALPPLLEAKHRAVGDLQRLERGEIGDVNHAIEKLRRERKKAAGDPRRTAELSAREQEKQREYDTLAERMFTMREALMSDVLVMETASGERKEIAVGNIVRAIRPNAMGAGETVGLYLSRIREFVFDDPRESNTEGGIFPAIFGTVMMVFLMSFAVAPFGVLAALYLREYAKQGPLVRVVRIAVNNLAGVPSIVFGMFGLGFFVYLIGGSIDRLLYSSQLPTPTFGTGGILWASLTLALLTVPVVIVATEEGLAAVPRIVREGSLALGATKFETTYKVVLPAAAPGILTGMILAMARAAGEVAPLMIVGMVKLAPSLPVDHHAPFVHFERKFMHLGFHIYDVGFQSPNVEATKPLVFATALLLILVVTAVNLVAILVRNHLRRKYASSAI, encoded by the coding sequence ATGGGTGACGCGCGCCGTCGTCGGAGCGACCTCCTGGGCGAGTCCCTCACCGCGTTGTGCGGCGGTGCCCTCGCCCTCAACCTGCTGCTGATCGCGGGACTGCTCGCGCTCCTCGCCGCGGTGGGATTGGCCTACTTCTGGCCGAAACGGGTCGAACGGGTCTTCCTCGCGGACGGCACCGTGCTCCTGGGCGAGGTGCACGATCGCGAACCCCTTCCGGTGACGCCGGAGGACCCGGACGCCTCGGGACGCTCCCGGATCCAGCTCAAGATCGGCAACCGCGACCTCGTGGGCCTCGATTTCCGATGGGTGGACGAGCGGCAGATCGTGCGCCGCGAGGCGCCGCCCGGCGTCCTGATGCTCGAACGGCTCGAATGGGGGAACTTCTACGGCTTCCCCGTGGAGTTGCGCCGCGGCGAGGGGGTCGTGGCCGCCGGATCCGAGGCGGTTCTCGCGGCGCTCCCGCCGCTGCTCGAGGCAAAGCACAGGGCGGTCGGCGATCTCCAGCGGCTCGAGCGCGGCGAGATCGGGGACGTGAACCACGCGATCGAGAAGTTGCGCAGGGAGCGCAAGAAGGCCGCCGGGGACCCGCGCCGCACCGCGGAGCTCTCCGCGCGGGAGCAGGAGAAGCAGCGGGAGTACGACACGCTCGCCGAGCGGATGTTCACGATGCGCGAGGCTTTGATGTCGGACGTGCTCGTGATGGAAACCGCGTCGGGGGAGCGCAAGGAGATCGCCGTCGGGAACATCGTCCGCGCGATCCGTCCCAACGCGATGGGCGCCGGGGAGACGGTCGGCCTCTACCTGTCGCGGATCCGGGAGTTCGTCTTCGACGACCCGCGCGAATCGAACACCGAAGGGGGCATCTTCCCGGCGATCTTCGGCACCGTCATGATGGTCTTCCTGATGTCGTTCGCCGTGGCCCCGTTCGGCGTGCTCGCCGCCCTGTACCTGCGGGAGTACGCGAAGCAGGGCCCCCTGGTCCGGGTCGTCCGGATCGCGGTGAACAACCTCGCCGGGGTGCCGTCGATAGTCTTCGGCATGTTCGGGCTGGGCTTCTTCGTCTACCTGATCGGCGGATCGATCGACCGGCTCCTCTACTCCTCCCAGCTTCCGACGCCCACGTTCGGCACCGGCGGCATCCTGTGGGCGTCCCTGACGCTCGCGCTGCTGACCGTTCCCGTCGTGATCGTCGCCACGGAGGAGGGTCTCGCCGCGGTGCCGCGCATCGTGCGCGAGGGGTCGCTGGCGCTGGGTGCGACGAAGTTCGAGACGACCTACAAGGTCGTCCTCCCCGCGGCCGCGCCGGGGATCCTGACGGGGATGATCCTGGCGATGGCCCGCGCCGCCGGCGAGGTCGCGCCGCTCATGATCGTCGGCATGGTGAAGCTCGCGCCCTCGCTTCCCGTGGACCACCACGCCCCGTTCGTTCACTTCGAGCGCAAGTTCATGCACCTGGGATTCCACATCTACGACGTGGGATTCCAGAGCCCCAACGTCGAGGCCACGAAGCCCCTCGTCTTCGCCACGGCCCTGCTCCTCATCCTCGTCGTGACGGCCGTCAACCTCGTCGCGATTCTGGTCCGCAACCACCTGCGCCGGAAGTACGCTTCCAGCGCGATCTGA